The following coding sequences lie in one Arachis stenosperma cultivar V10309 chromosome 5, arast.V10309.gnm1.PFL2, whole genome shotgun sequence genomic window:
- the LOC130980377 gene encoding uncharacterized protein LOC130980377 yields MGNTSSYYSAVYANPHIHRRKELWGDLTRIAKMIHGPWIVLGDFNDVLLQSEVKGGQFRLARAEQFAKILEDCRLFDMGDYWEKIHLVQEGERCKMVERATKGHRPFRFQTAWMTHPLFKNVVHIAWNKGAPDVVKCLLKVQKEATSFNKKVFGNNFVKKRELERLLNDVQITLENWEDQQLRIKEQVLHQELNDVLLQEELL; encoded by the exons ATGGGCAATACTTCTAGTTACTACAGTGCGGTGTATGCTAATCCGCATATACATCGGCGTAAAGAACTGTGGGGTGACTTGACAAGGATTGCTAAAATGATCCACGGACCTTGGATTGTGTTAGGGGACTTTAATGATGTTCTGTTGCAGAGTGAAGTTAAAGGGGGGCAGTTTAGACTTGCCAGAGCAGAACAATTTGCGAAAATATTGGAGGATTGTAGGCTGTTTGATATGGGGGACTATTGGGAGAAGATTCACTTGGTACAGGAAGGTGAAAG GTGCAAGATGGTAGAGAGGGCTACCAAAGGCCATCGTCCGTTCAGATTCCAGACTGCATGGATGACTcatcctctttttaagaatgttGTTCATATAGCTTGGAATAAAGGAGCTCCGGATGTGGTCAAATGTTTGTTGAAGGTTCAAAAAGAAGCAACTAGCTTCAATAAAAAGGTTTTTGGCAATAATTTTGTAAAGAAAAGGGAGCTGGAGAGGCTTTTGAATGACGTTCAGATTACTCTGGAGAATTGGGAGGATCAACAACTTAGGATCAAAGAGCAAGTTTTGCATCAGGAACTGAATGATGTCCTTCTTCAAGAAGAGCTGTTGTAG
- the LOC130980378 gene encoding precursor of CEP3-like encodes MAQNKSILLAFILIFFIGFSSIQARTLKSSSEAIQVAHHPLGEAVAATPELVPPPPPSHDVNDFRPTAPGHSPGVGHSVHN; translated from the coding sequence ATGGCCCAAAACAAGTCCATTTTGCTTGCATTCATCCTCATTTTCTTCATAGGATTCTCCTCCATCCAGGCAAGAACTCTCAAGTCTAGTAGTGAAGCCATCCAAGTTGCTCATCACCCACTCGGCGAAGCAGTTGCCGCAACACCGGAGCTGGTGCCGCCACCGCCTCCCAGCCACGATGTTAATGATTTTAGACCAACGGCCCCTGGTCACAGCCCCGGTGTTGGACATTCCGTTCACAACTAA